The genome window ATCTGCCACATACTGAAATCCTTCGTCCCAGGAAACCTCCTTAAAGGTCCCGTCCTCCTGGCGGATCTTCGGAAGACTGTTCGGTTTTACCGTCGTCTGCTGCTTATCGAGAGACAGGCCCTTGATACAGCAGAATCCGTCGTTTACCGGGTATCCTTTTGTCGGCACCGCCTTCACTACCCGGCCTTTCTCCACATAGAAGTCAATGTTACAGTCTATGGCACAGTAATTACAGGTTGATTGTATTTTTTTCATGCTAATTCTCTCCTATCTCCCAAGGGAGTCCCTGTCAAAATGAATTCCGTCCCAGTAAACACACGCTTTCATGACCGTTTCCGGCATCAGCTCCACGCCGTCCAGCGCCCATTTCTTATATTCCTCAAATCCCACACGGTCAATGATATAGCCGATGTGCTCTTTCCTCGCCGGTGCGTCCGGTGAAATGTGCTGCTCTACAAACTTATAGGTATTCAGGATAATCTTGATAATATTGTCCGCGTCTGCCCATACCAGGAAATCCTGTCCAAGACGCGGGTTCTTTTTACCTGTTCTTCCCATGATCGTCAGCTTATAGTATTTCTTTTTGCTCCTTGTAAGCGCGCGGGTCGGACATTTGGTAATGCAGACTCCGCAGCCGATACATTTTTCCGTATCCCGCACAATCTTATAATTCTCCACACGAAGTGCATTTACCGACAGCTTTTTGCAGCCTTTCACGCAGGCCTGACAGTTCACGCAGCGATCCGGGTCATACTGCGGCATGGTCATACCGATGATGCCGAAATCATGCATTCTTGCCTTGGCGCAGTCATTGGAACAGCCCGTAAGTGCGATCTTAAAATGCAGATCATTTGGAAATACGGCCTTCTCAATCCGTTTTGCCAGCTCGGCCGTATTAAAATTTGCGAAAGGACAGACGTTATTTCCGATACACGCGCTGATATTTCTGGTTCCGGACGCCGGATAGCCCGTTTCGGGATCCGTCTGATTGATTTCCAGCTTTTCAATGATCGGCTGTAATTTCTTATTGATCCCGTCCATATCCTCAAGGCGGATTCCTTCGATCTCAAATCCCTGCCGGGTGGTCAAGTGTACATAACCGTTTCCATAGCTCTGGGCAATCTCCTGTACCATACCCAGCACCTCCGCATTCAGATAACCTCCCGGAACACGGATTCTGGAAGCGCCGATGCCTCTTTCCTTCGACACACGAAATGCATTCTTTTTCAGTTTTTTCGTATTAATATCTAATCCCACTTATTTCACCTCCTAGTCAAGCAACTCTTTGCCGTCTACATAGTTGAATACCGGACCGTCCAGGCAGATATAAGTAGATCCGATCTTGCAGTGTCCACATTTCCCCAGTCCGCAGCACATCTTCCGCTCGTGGGAGATCCAGATATTTTTCTCCGGTACGCCCAACTTTAAGATCTCCATCACCGTAAATTTGATCATAATCGGAGGTCCTACACAGATGAACGCCGTATTTTGGATATCGTTAAATTTCAGATCCGGAATGTATTTGGTCACCATTCCCACAGGGCCCTCGTAGCCTTCCGGCGCCGCATCTACCGTCTGGATTACAGAAATGTGTTCCTTCCAGAAGGCAAAATCCTCCCGGAACAATACGTCTTTCGGCGACTTGAAGCCCGCAATCAAGGTCGTGCTCACCGCCTCGTCGGTATGCCGTGCGAAATAATCCACCACGCCTTTTACGGGCGAAAGGCCGGTTCCACCGGCGATCACTACCAGCTCCTTGCCCTTATAATTCTCAATCTCAAATCCATTTCCGTAGGGTCCGCGGATAAAGAACTGGTCGCCTACATAGTTTTCAAAAATCTCATTCGTCACCTTTCCGACTCTCCGGATCGTGAAATCCACGGTTCCCTCGCTGATGCCGCTCACCGAGATCGGAGCCTCGCCGTATTTAGGTATGGATACTTCAAAAAACTGTCCCGGTTTCACGTCTCCTTCAAATTCCATGAGGAAGGTGTATTCCAGATCCGTATGCCTAATGACTTCCCGGATAGTTGATAACTGAGGAATATATTCGTTTTTCATTACTCGTTTTCCTCCTTTGCCAGACGATTGATACAGTTGGAGTAGGATATGTATTCCGGACAAACATCGTCGCAGCGTCCGCAGCCCACGCACATCGGATAGCCGAAACGTTTCTCATAATCATAGATCTTGTGCATCACTTTGAACCGCATACGCTCTCCCTGGGTCTTTCTGAAGCTTAGGCCGCCTGCCATATCGGTATAACCGTCCACCTGACAGGAAGCCCACACGCGCCGTCTCTCGCCCGCCTTCGGATTGTCTTTATAGAAAATATCCTGCATGGTAAAACAGGTACAGGTAGGACAGACAAAATTGCAGCGCCCACAGCCGATACAACGATCTCCGTACTCTTTCCAGATATCCTTTCCAAAACTCTCGTTGGAGAGCTGTTTCGGAAGGGTCACTTTTTCCTGGTTCTCCGTCACATAATCCGGCGTTACATCACAGACCACCGCTTCCTCGCCGTCTGCTGCCTCCCTTAACATCTGTTCCATGCATTCGCATTTCACATCAAGTAAAACGGTATCACTCTCCACCTTCAGGTAGGCGTCATAATTCTCAGCCCGGTTGGTTCCCATGCTCACACAGAACCCGGACTTGCAAGTCTCCTTGCAGCCCATTAGAATGAATTTCGCCTTCTCGCGCACCCGCGCATAGTAGAAATCCTCAAATCCATTTTTCAGATAAATCTCGTCTAAGCGCTTCACTGCATGAAGATCGCAGGCGCGAAGGAAGATCAGAATATCCTTCTTAGGTCCCTTCGGAACGGTCGTCGTATCCTCCGTAAAATAAAACAAGGTCTCATTGATCGCAAGCAGCGCTTCCTTGAAAGAATAGTCCGATTTTTTGTCCCAAACGATCTCGTCCAGCGAGTGCACCTTTCCATACCGGATAATGTCCGTATCGGAGAAGCAGCCTTCCCCTTCCATCAGCTTTGGAGCAAAGATGTCACATGTGACCGACAGCTTCTGAAACATCTGTTCCGCTTTCGTTTTTGTTAACTGATAGCCCATAACGTCTCCTTTCTTGTACGAAATTTTTATTGATAATATTTTATCAAAAACGAAAAAAAGATTCCGTGATAATCCTCACAGAATCTAAAATTTCCTTATATTGTTGCCTTGTTTTTCCGTCTTGTGTCTACCATTTTTTACTGCTCTTCAGGACCCTTATGCCTTCTTCGCGATCTCCCCTGTTTTGTAGAAATGCGACATTGCCTCCGGATTCGTAATCGTGATTCGCTTCTTGCAAATCCTCATAAGCCCATACTCCGTCAGCGTATTGCAGATCCGCGACGTCGTCTCTCTCGGCGCCCCCAGCATATCCGCCAGAAACGTAATCGACATGTTTATATCGATTTCAATCCCTTCCGGCGTCTCCACCCCAAAATCTCTGGACAATTTCCAGAGCTTGGCTGCCAGCTTTCTCTCCAGATAGATGCTCCCCATCGTGTTCTTAAGCTGATGCCCCAGCCTCCAGATCTTCCGCTCCTGCGCCGCCAGAACTGCTTTCGTCAGACTGAAATCTTCCTCCATGCACTGCATGAACTCCGCCATCGGAATCACCAGAATCCGGCTTTTCTCAATCGTCTCACAGAACTGTGCCGCCGCATGAAAATTGGACACATGCTCATTCAGAAGTGCACCCCGCCCGAAAATGAAGATGATCTTCCGTTTTCCGTTATGCGTCAGATTATAGATCATCGACTTTCCGCTAAGCTGAATATAGACCTGGCCGACCAGCCGTTTTGCGTGCATGATCACCTGTCCCTTGGGGAACTCTTTTACCGCCCCTGCCAGGGAGAGCCGCTTTACTGTCTCCGGATTCACATTCTCAAAAATGCTAAGGCCACATAACTTCTGCCAGCCGTCTATCGCTTCTTTCTGCTTCAGCGATTTGTCCATTCTCCGTCCTTGATATGGGTATTTTGACATTGTCTCACTTCCTTTCACAACTATGACATTTTAAATTGCACGTTAAAGCCCAAATATTCCAAAATACCACTTAAGTATCCACTCGCCCCACAAAAAAGCAACCAGGATTCCAAGGCAAATAAACGCTCCGAATGAAATCTGCGTCTTCCTGCCTCCCTTCCTTATCACAAGAAGGATTCCGCAGTAAATTCCGGCAAGTGCCAGAGCCAGAACAATCGCGAGCAGACTATACTTCCAGCCAAGAAAGACCCCACAGGCCGCCATCAATTTGATATCGCCGCCTCCAAAGGTCCCCGGCACTGCACAGGTAAACGCCAGCATCGGAACGCTGACACATACAATTCCGATTCCCCGATCAAGAATCGGAATCTCCGGGAAGAACAGAATTGAAAGCGCTCCAACCACCTCTGCTATCACTACCAGCCCGTTCGGTATCTCCTTCGTTTCCATGTCCACGAAAGCCACTACCGTAAGCACCGCAAAGAATACGAACGCTGCCAGTGCCCGCAGACTCCAGCCAAACACAAAAACGCAAAGGAATCCGATAGCGCCTCCCAGAAGTTCTATCAAAATGGATTTCCTGGAAATCTTTGCCTTACAGTACCGACATTTTCCCCTGTGAATCAGAAAACTAAGCACGGGTATCATATCTGTTATCGACAATTTCTGTCCACAGACCGGACACCGCATACGCTTCGTAAAATCTATATGAAAAACTAAACGATAAATAATTCTACTAAGAAATGAGAATATACAAATTCCCAAAATCACCGCTGTCAAAAGCTCTATTTGTCTCATCTAACTCGCCTGCCATATTAAAAAATACTCGCTCGATATTTTTATTATATCACAAGGACATAAGTTCTCTCTACTAAAATCAAAAAATTTACATTTCAAGAAATCACCTCCTGGCAGTCAAGATGTCAGGCATACTTGGCGACCGAGATGAAAGTCCACCGGGCGTTCACTCAGATATGCTTAGCGACCGAGATGAAGATCCATTGGATCTTCACTTAGGTATGCTTTGCAACATAAAAAGACAGCAATACGATTCTTTCATCCGTATTACTGTCTTTTCTATCCTATTGCCGCTTATATCAGCCAGGTAAAGACCATTTCAGATCTTTACCTGAATATACCTGACAATCAAAATGTCGTTCAAAATCAGCAGGCAATTAGTACCTTCTTCTTCTCCGTGCAAATCCATATACTACAATTGCACCAAGACTCAATACCAACAGTATCAGGTATCTGCCCGTAAGAGCATTATCTCCGGTCTGCGGATTTTTGGAAGTATTATCCTTCTTATCAGGAGTGGTCGTCTCAGGTTTCTGGTCTGTTGTTTCCGCTTTGGTCCAGCCAACAGAAATCGGTGACAGGCCATTTACCTTGAAGCTGATACCATCTGCCGTCTTTGTAACAGCCGGGTATTCCACCTCTCCTGCCTGATGTCCATTCATATCCATAGCAAACATATGTGCTACCACGAAATCATGTGTTTTCTCGCCTGTTCCCTCCGGATATGGAAGTGTAACTGTCAGTCCGCCCTCCGGGAAATTATCTACATCGGCCTTTTTCCAACCGGTACCATTGATATTTACCAGCAGAGTCACATCATAAACCTGGATATTATCAGATGAAATCTTTGCATCCTTCTTCTGGATATCCAATCTCATCTGCTTATCAATCTTAGCCGGTGTATTCAGACTCTCGATTGCCTTCAAAGCATCCGGTACAATGGAAATGCCGCCTTCAACCTCAACCTTGTACTTCACGTCTTTATTGGATTCCGGAAGCTCCGGAAGGTCTGTTACTACTGCATGGATCTTACCATTGATCACCGGAAGTTCTCCCGGAAGATTGTAGTTCTCTGCCTTCGCTCCCTGCAATGTTACCGGACTTACGGAATCTGCCCATGCCAGACTCACCTTCTGTGTTCCGGCTTTTACGGATTCATAGGTACCAACCAGCTTTTCTGCCGGGCAAGTATAAACTGCTTCCGCTTTATCTGCTTCCAAAATACCCATAACCTTCAGTTCACCATAAAGGGTTGCTTTCGCATCTTCGATGGCTCCCTCTTTATCTACCGCATATAATCCAGTCACATCCCATGCCAGATTCTTCTTATTGATCACTACCTCGCAGGTTGCATTTGCCGCCATATAATCTGCAGTCTCAGCAGCCTCAGCTGTGATCACAGTCGTTCCTGCCTTGAGGATTGTAATCTTTCCTGTCTGATCTACAGTTGCCACGGAAGGATCGCTGCTTACATAAGTCACCTTGCTTCCTTTTGCCACATCTAATGCTTTTACCGTAAAGCTCTCATCGCCATACGTCTTGCTGACCACATCGGATTCAAAATGAAGGTTCTGCGCCAGCTTGTCAGACATCGTAATTGTAAGAGTAAGCTCGAACGGCTTATAGTTCTTGCTCTCCATTACCTTCACGATAATGACTGCCTTATGTCCTACCTTACCTTTTTCAGCCACCAGCTTATACGCCACAACGGAACCATCGACAGACGGTTCACCGTCCAGAATCTGGTTCTCATCTGTCACATCTGTAAGCTCCAGTTTATAGCCTTCCGGAAGCAGTGACGCCAGATTAAAGTTTGCTTCATTTCCATATCTTGCCGTCGTCTCAGCAGCCTTTTCTCCGCTATATTCAGCTTTTGCAATAGTAAAGGTTGCAGATGCCTCTCCGTCCCAGGTATAATTGCTGCCATCTTTTGCAGTGACTACAACTTTTCCTGTACCAGCGTTCACGTTATCACTAACTACTGCTGTATAATCAGAAGCCTCCAGTTCAACATCTCCGTCTTTTACGATGAATGCCGGAGTGATCTCTTTTCCCGTATAAGTATAGGTGCCTGTAATTTCCACTACCGGCTTAATCTTCTTTGGCGTAATCTCACAGGGAACCGCTATCTGATCGGCTTCCAGAACGTAGTTCTCTGCTCCATTGCCTTCAAGCGCCAGCTCCACCTCTACGGTCTTCTGTCCGCCCACATTCGGGTTTGTGTAAGCATCCGGATTGGCTGTTACAGACACATCGGCATCTTCTGAAAGAATACCATTTACGGAAATCTTACCGGTACTCTTTCCTGCTTTGGTTGTACCGTCATATTCTTTGCTGACTTTGTAGCTTCCAGCCGCAACGGTCACCGTTTTCTTAGCTACATCTACAAAGCCGGAACAAACCTCTACATCTTTATAAGTCTTTCCTGCCAAAGTGCCGTTATACAGTACCTTGAATTCCAGGTTCTTTCTGGCATTCGGTTTTCCACTTACACTCAATGTGAAATGACTTGCATCGCTGTCGCTTTCCTCTCCTGCCTTCGCAGTAATGGCATTAATCTTTACGATATCCTTCCATGCATCACCATAAACCGGATTCTCCTTAATGCTTACTGCATTTTCCAAAGTTGCTGTCTCTGTACCGACAACAAATTCTACATCCTTCACAGCAAGCTGAATCTCACCTGTTTTAGCTTCAGCCACATAGTTGGAATCACTGCTCTTGAATGAGTAGGAAACCATCACCTCTGTATCCTTATCGAGCTTAGACAAAATCTCCTTCATCTCTTCGTAAGTTTTTGACTCGCTGTTGTAAGTATAGGTAAGCGTTCCTTTTACCTTCTCGCCGTTTACCCCGGTAAATACCGGCTCAATAAATTTTCCAATTCCCTGCAATACATTCTGTTTTGCCTGAACTGTAACTGTATAGTCGGCCGGAGTAATCGTTAGTACATCGGCGCTGAATGTAATCGCATAGTTCGGATTGTTTTCATTAGTCAATGTACCCTGTCCAATTGCATAACCGCCGGCTTTCACGTCTTCACCCTTCTCGCGTGAAAGCTCACCGTTTAATTTCTCTCCTTCAGCCAATGAAATGCTGGATACAATCTCATAAGTCAGAGCCGGATCCTTTTCTCCATAGGTCTTACTCTTATGATCTACCTGTACAGTAACCGGACGCTTGCTGATCGTAATCGGGCCGCTTTCTGTAGTGGCTGCCTCTCTGTTCTCATTTCCTTTTACAGAAGCTACTAACACATAAGTACCTGCATCCTTCGGTGCACCGGAAAGTACCTCGTCTTTCGCACTATCCTTATGCCATGTGTAAGTTACTTCATCGAAATCTACACCCGTTACCTTAAGCGTATCGGCTGTCGGATTTGAAAGAGCCTTTCCATCATAGACTTTATCCTGCTTGTATCCATTAAAGGTAAGTTTTGGAGAAACCTTCTTGATTGTGAGTTCCAGTTCATTTGTGCTATAGGCGCCTCTGTATTCGTCTGTATCTCCTACGTGAGCCTTTACCATGTAGGTTCCGGCATTTACCGGAAGTCCCTTGACATAGTCGCCGGAAGAACCTTTCACTTTATAATAGTATGTAATGTTCACTCCGGTAATCTCATTTCCGCCGACTGTTACGGTCGGAGCCAATACCTTCGCGCTGCTTCCTGTATAGGTTACGCTCTGAGTGGTCTGCGGGAACTTTACAACTGCTGTAGGTTTCGGTACATAGGATGATTCTGCAAGTGTCAGGACTGTCTTTTCAAAAGAGTCAAAGGTATCTTGGTCGTAGACATACTCTATACCTTCATTCCCATACGCTAGTATATATCCATACTCTACACTTCCAGCTATCGGTGCTTTCAGGAATAAAATATCTGTATATTCCTGACCATATTCTGAAAGTGGATCACAGTTTGTGACATCAACCAGGTAATTTTTTCCCTCTAACGTCACAATATTCCACATATGCGCTCCGCCATCCATTTCTCCGGTAACTGTATAACAACGAGTATCCGGATTCTCGAAATCTGACAGATCACACAAGTACTGGAATGCCTTAGAATATCCTTCACAGACTACATCCGTTGCAGGGTCTCCATCAAACACCCAAATCAACTGCCACGGATCGCCATAAGCTGTAGTCGGATCTTCCACCGCATCAAAATTATATTCTACCAAACCGCATATCTCATCTTTGTAGGCCTTTAGCTTTTCATAATCCGGCAAATCCGCATATTGTTTCACAATGCTCTTCGCCTTACTAATGGCTGCTTTCGCGCTGATTACTTTTGAAGAATCTACATATACCGCCATATCGACGTCTCCATCTTCAGATATGTAATGCTTCTTTCCAGAATCTTCGTATCCTTTTGCAACAGCCATATAAAGCGAACCAGCTTCTATGCTAAAAGAAGTGCCATCGCTCTTCAAATCATTAATTCCATATAACCATCCTATTGTCTTATCAAACCAGTACACTTCATATGGACAGTCCATCAGAGTATACGACATCACAGAATTAATGGATTCCGCATATTTCGCCCAGATCCGATTTACAATTTCATTCTCTGTAGAATCAGCTTGAATACCTAATTCTTTGAAGGTCCATTTAAACCAAATTCCTGACATATCAAACTGCGTATTGCTTCTTGTGCCATTTGCAATCTTCTCAACTTCCGCTCTCAACTTATTGTACAGTGAAAGTTCCGGCCCTTTCAGCCTGTCTTTACCATAATCGGCAAAAAGACTGAATCCACCATTCTGCTCCGCATAGAGAAGGTTCGTCACATACGCATCAAACAATTCGTCATTGTCCGGAAGATCATTCTCCGGAGTCTGCATACGAAGTTCACCTAACTCATTCTCGATCGCAGCTAATTTTGCCTGAAGGTCTTCATCAGCCTCTTTTGTCTCATCGGCCTTCGGCTTCTCGGCATCAGCAGTTTTCGTCTCTTCCTGCTTTTCAGAAAATTTCTCCTGTTCCGGTTCTTTTTTATCATCTGAAGCTTCATCTTCAGTTATACCGATCAGGTCATCTTCTGTCTGCGGAGCTGTCTTGTCCTCTTCCTGGGTGATCTCAGGATCTTTTTCTGATGCTGAAACTCTCAGTGTCGCGCTGCTAAGGCCTGCCGATCATCGCCGCCGTCAACGCAATCACGAGACCTCTTTTCAGCACGTCTCTCCACTTACCCATTACGCTTTCTCTCCTTAACACATATTTTTAACTTGCACCAGCACAGACTGATACAATTATTTATATCATAGCACAATATTCAGAAAAAATCACTAGAAAAAAACAATTATTACCACTAAATTTACAATAATTTTTCAATGATTTTGAAATCAAACTTTTGAAAGCAGTCTCAGCACTCCTGGCAACCGAAACAAGGTCCACTGGACCTTATTTCAGGTATGCATGGCAACAAAAAAGCCGCTGTATCCATAACTTATCATTCATGAATACAGCAGCTCCTCTTATACGTCACCAGCCATAACGGCCATCTGTTTTAATTATAACTGCGGACCAGCCGGTACTAATGCTTTACCAGCGTCATTGCCCTCATACTTAGCAAAGTTCTTGATAAATCTTCCAGCCAGGTCTTTTGCCTTAGCTTCCCACTCAGCAGCATCTGCATACGTATCGCGAGGATCAAGAATCTTCGGATCTACGCCCGGAAGCTCGGTCGGAACTTCAAGGTTGAAGTACGGAATCTTTTTGGTAGGTGCGTTCAGGATATCTCCGTTCAGGATCGCATCGATGATACCACGGGTGTCACGGATAGAGATACGTTTTCCGGTTCCGTTCCAGCCGGTATTTACCAGGTATGCCTTAGCGCCGCTCATCTCCATCTTCTTCACAAGCTCCTCGGCATATTTGGTCGGGTGAAGCTCAAGGAATGCCTGTCCGAAGCAAGCGGAGAATGTCGGTGTCGGCTCTGTGATACCACGCTCTGTACCTGCAAGCTTAGCGGTAAATCCTGACAGGAAATAATACTGTGTCTGCTCCGGAGTCAGAACGGATACCGGCGGAAGTACGCCGAACGCGTCTGCTGACAGGAAGATGACTTCCTTAGCTGCCGGTGCGGAAGATACCGGACGTACAATATTCTCAATATGATCAATCGGGTAAGATACACGGGTATTCTCTGTTACGCTCTTGTCAGCGAAATCAATCTTGCCTTCTGCATCAAGTGTAACATTCTCAAGAAGAGCGTTACGTTTGATCGCATTGTAGATATCCGGCTCAGACTCTTTGTCAAGGTTGATAACCTTCGCATAGCAGCCACCCTCAAAGTTAAATACGCCGTTGTCGTCCCAACCGTGCTCATCATCACCAATCAGAAGACGTTTCGGGTCTGTGGACAGAGTGGTCTTACCTGTTCCGGAAAGTCCGAAGAAGATGGCGGTATTCTCGCCGTTCATATCTGTGTTCGCAGAGCAGTGCATAGCAGCGATGCCTTTGAGCGGCAGATAGTAGTTCATCATAGAGAACATACCCTTCTTCATCTCTCCGCCGTACCATGTGTTGATGATGACCTGCTCGCGGCTTGTGATATTGAACACTACTGCTGTCTCAGAGTTAAGGCCCAGTTCTTTATAGTTCTCTACTTTTGCCTTAGAAGCATTGTAAACAACGAACTCCGGCTCGAAATCTGCAAGTTCTTCCTCTGTCGGCTGGATAAACATGTTCTTAATAAAATGAGCCTGCCATGCAACTTCCATGATGAAACGGATCGGCATACGGGTGTCCTTGTTAGCGCCGCAGAACGCATCTACTACGAAAAGTCTCTTATCAGAGAGTTCTTTTATTGCGATGTCCTTAACAGCTTCCCAGGTCTCTTCTGAAGCCGGGTGGTTGTCGTTCTTGTACTCATCAGAAGTCCACCAAACAGTGTCCTTGGAATTCTCGTCCATAACGATGAATTTGTCTTTCGGCGAACGACCTGTGTAAATACCGGTCATTACGTTCACTGCACCAAGCTCACTTACCTGACCTTTTTCAAAACCTTCCAGGTCGCCCTTGGTCTCTTCTTCAAATAACATCTCGTAAGAAGGATTGTATACGATCTCTGTGGTTCCGGTAATGCCGTACTTGCTTAAATTAATCTCTGCCATCTTGCATCTTACCTCTTTTCTTAAATAATAAATACCATAGGGTTGCTAATGTATCGAATCACCCCATACCCCTCCGATAACGGGTGATTGTATAATATGATAACCGCCTGCCAGGGCAGGGCTTACGATATCTTTCGGGGAAGCATCAAAAGTACTCCCAATAACATATTATACATACTAGCCCTGGAAAATCAATAAAAATATTCTAAATTGGAGATTTTTTGTTAAATTATTCACCAAGTATTGCCCGAATCCCCGGCATTTTCATTCATAAATACTAGTATTTCTTCTTTCCGTCAAAAGCATACCTGTTTTTTGCTATTTTCTTCACAATCAAAGCGAACGGTCAAAATCCGTTGCACCATCATGCCCGCATACCTTATTTCAGGTATATTTGGCAACTTAAAAATAAGTCTTATTCAACCGGGAAATCGATACCGCAAACCAGATCAGCACCGCCAAAAATATCACGATCGCCGCCCAAAACAGACCGACCGGAATCTTCATATAGCTGCAGCACAAATCTACGGCCCCATAAAAAACTGCTGCCAATCCGAGAGCCAGCATTTTCGGTGACACCGCCTGAATATACGCCGCCTTATTCTTACACTTTTTCGGATTTTCAGACTTAGGCAGCAAAATCGTCGTATTGATTTCTCCTGTCCGTCTCATCTGGAACCATGCATATAAAACATACATTCCGCACGCAAGTCCAATTATTCCAAAAAATCCGCCCATACTGTCATTCATATTCTATCTCCTCACGCTACTATCTATCCTGAAACTACAAATCTCCTGATCCCGGCAGGCTTCCGTGGCTTACTCCCACAGGCGCCTGCATCAGGTACATTCTGTTTTTATTTTCTACTTTACTCCAAGAATCTCTTTCACGGACGCCTCCATCTTGTCCACATCACACTCACGATCATGGAGAATCTTCGCATTTCTGATCTCCTCAATCGCATTCGGAATTTCCATGCCGGACACCTCATGCAGCTTATCGATCAGATCAAATTCTTCCAGCTTGTCGTATCCGGCGTCAATCGCGGTCATCACGCTGCGCGCGAATTTGTACGGGCTTGCGGTAGATGCGATCACCGTCTTGTGCTCGTCCCCCTGTGCCTTCCGATACGACTGATATACGGTAGACGCCACCGCCGTATGGGTATCCATCACATACCCTGTCGCAACATAAACGTCATGAATCGTCTGCTTTACCTGCTCTTCCGTCGCATAGCCTGCTTCAAAATCTGCCAGCTTTTCTCTCATCTCTTCACTGATCGCATACTCGCCCTGAGACTTAAGAGCCGCCATAAGCTCCGCATTTTTTTCAGAATCCTCCCCCGCGATCCGGTAGATCAGTCTTTCCAGATTGCTGGAAATCAGAATGTCCATAGACGGCGAAGTTGTCAAAATAAACTCTCTGTTCCTATCATAGGTTCCGGTCTGGAAGAAATCGTAAAGCACCTTATTCTCGTTGGAAGCACAGATCAATTTTGCGATCGGAAGCCCCATATTTTTTGCGTAATAAGCCGCAAGGATATTGCCAAAGTTACCGGTCGGCACAACTACATTGATCTCCTCTCCCTCGGCGATCTCGCCATTTTGCAGCAGCTTCGCGTAAGCATACACATAATACACGACCTGCGGAACCAGACGTCCGATATTGATGGAATTCGCGGAAGAGAACTGGAAACCGGCTGCGTCCAGCTCCTTTGCCAGCTCCTTATTCTCAAACATTGCTTTTACGCCGCTTTGCGCATTGTCAAAATTTCCGTGAATCGCCACGACCGATGTG of Roseburia hominis contains these proteins:
- a CDS encoding MBG domain-containing protein; this encodes MQTPENDLPDNDELFDAYVTNLLYAEQNGGFSLFADYGKDRLKGPELSLYNKLRAEVEKIANGTRSNTQFDMSGIWFKWTFKELGIQADSTENEIVNRIWAKYAESINSVMSYTLMDCPYEVYWFDKTIGWLYGINDLKSDGTSFSIEAGSLYMAVAKGYEDSGKKHYISEDGDVDMAVYVDSSKVISAKAAISKAKSIVKQYADLPDYEKLKAYKDEICGLVEYNFDAVEDPTTAYGDPWQLIWVFDGDPATDVVCEGYSKAFQYLCDLSDFENPDTRCYTVTGEMDGGAHMWNIVTLEGKNYLVDVTNCDPLSEYGQEYTDILFLKAPIAGSVEYGYILAYGNEGIEYVYDQDTFDSFEKTVLTLAESSYVPKPTAVVKFPQTTQSVTYTGSSAKVLAPTVTVGGNEITGVNITYYYKVKGSSGDYVKGLPVNAGTYMVKAHVGDTDEYRGAYSTNELELTIKKVSPKLTFNGYKQDKVYDGKALSNPTADTLKVTGVDFDEVTYTWHKDSAKDEVLSGAPKDAGTYVLVASVKGNENREAATTESGPITISKRPVTVQVDHKSKTYGEKDPALTYEIVSSISLAEGEKLNGELSREKGEDVKAGGYAIGQGTLTNENNPNYAITFSADVLTITPADYTVTVQAKQNVLQGIGKFIEPVFTGVNGEKVKGTLTYTYNSESKTYEEMKEILSKLDKDTEVMVSYSFKSSDSNYVAEAKTGEIQLAVKDVEFVVGTETATLENAVSIKENPVYGDAWKDIVKINAITAKAGEESDSDASHFTLSVSGKPNARKNLEFKVLYNGTLAGKTYKDVEVCSGFVDVAKKTVTVAAGSYKVSKEYDGTTKAGKSTGKISVNGILSEDADVSVTANPDAYTNPNVGGQKTVEVELALEGNGAENYVLEADQIAVPCEITPKKIKPVVEITGTYTYTGKEITPAFIVKDGDVELEASDYTAVVSDNVNAGTGKVVVTAKDGSNYTWDGEASATFTIAKAEYSGEKAAETTARYGNEANFNLASLLPEGYKLELTDVTDENQILDGEPSVDGSVVAYKLVAEKGKVGHKAVIIVKVMESKNYKPFELTLTITMSDKLAQNLHFESDVVSKTYGDESFTVKALDVAKGSKVTYVSSDPSVATVDQTGKITILKAGTTVITAEAAETADYMAANATCEVVINKKNLAWDVTGLYAVDKEGAIEDAKATLYGELKVMGILEADKAEAVYTCPAEKLVGTYESVKAGTQKVSLAWADSVSPVTLQGAKAENYNLPGELPVINGKIHAVVTDLPELPESNKDVKYKVEVEGGISIVPDALKAIESLNTPAKIDKQMRLDIQKKDAKISSDNIQVYDVTLLVNINGTGWKKADVDNFPEGGLTVTLPYPEGTGEKTHDFVVAHMFAMDMNGHQAGEVEYPAVTKTADGISFKVNGLSPISVGWTKAETTDQKPETTTPDKKDNTSKNPQTGDNALTGRYLILLVLSLGAIVVYGFARRRRRY
- the pckA gene encoding phosphoenolpyruvate carboxykinase (ATP), which codes for MAEINLSKYGITGTTEIVYNPSYEMLFEEETKGDLEGFEKGQVSELGAVNVMTGIYTGRSPKDKFIVMDENSKDTVWWTSDEYKNDNHPASEETWEAVKDIAIKELSDKRLFVVDAFCGANKDTRMPIRFIMEVAWQAHFIKNMFIQPTEEELADFEPEFVVYNASKAKVENYKELGLNSETAVVFNITSREQVIINTWYGGEMKKGMFSMMNYYLPLKGIAAMHCSANTDMNGENTAIFFGLSGTGKTTLSTDPKRLLIGDDEHGWDDNGVFNFEGGCYAKVINLDKESEPDIYNAIKRNALLENVTLDAEGKIDFADKSVTENTRVSYPIDHIENIVRPVSSAPAAKEVIFLSADAFGVLPPVSVLTPEQTQYYFLSGFTAKLAGTERGITEPTPTFSACFGQAFLELHPTKYAEELVKKMEMSGAKAYLVNTGWNGTGKRISIRDTRGIIDAILNGDILNAPTKKIPYFNLEVPTELPGVDPKILDPRDTYADAAEWEAKAKDLAGRFIKNFAKYEGNDAGKALVPAGPQL